From the genome of Eucalyptus grandis isolate ANBG69807.140 chromosome 2, ASM1654582v1, whole genome shotgun sequence, one region includes:
- the LOC120290550 gene encoding iridoid oxidase-like codes for MESNVAAAGCPSVNHPPWLTPQRSYGLHGRGLWALHSNKRKVRNSSKLSQWSISLFWLGLLLPALLVFLLNRRKRTKLPPQPPAWPVIGNILDLGTMAHQNLHNLRAKHGPVLWLKLGSVNTMAIQSAQAAMELFKGHDFVFADRKCPHALTAFGYDQGSLAVGRYGDYWRALRRLCSAELFVNKRVNDAAHLRQKCVDSMIMYIEEEMAVKQATKEQGIDLSHFLFLLAFNVVGNMVLSRDLLDPKSKDGPEFYDAMNLVMEWAGKPNVADFMPWLKWLDPQGIKASMAKDMGRAMKIAEGFVKERLEERKLRGEMRTTNDFLDTLLDYEGDGKEGPHKISSQNINIIILEMFFAGSETTSSTIEWAMAELLRQPESMKKAKDEIDQVVGLNRKLEENDTENMPFLQAVVKETLRLHPPVPLLLPRNALKETKFMGFDIPKDTQVFVNAWSIGRDPDAWEDPLAFKPKRFMGSKIDCKGQNFELIPFGSGRRICIGLSLADRVLHLGLATLLYHFDWELGDGSTPKTLDMKERVGIIQRKLHPLKVIPKKRSM; via the exons ATGGAGAGCAACGTGGCTGCTGCTGGGTGCCCCTCAGTCAACCACCCACCTTGGTTGACTCCTCAACGTTCGTATGGGCTGCATGGGCGTGGGCTGTGGGCTCTTCATTCCAAC AAGCGTAAGGTGAGAAATAGCTCAAAGCTTAGCCAATGGAGTATTTCGCTCTTTTGGctcggcctcctcctcccgGCACTTCTAGTTTTCCTTCTCAACCGTCGGAAGCGCACCAAGCTTCCCCCTCAGCCACCAGCATGGCCCGTGATCGGCAACATCCTCGACCTCGGGACCATGGCGCACCAGAACCTCCACAACCTCCGAGCCAAGCATGGGCCTGTCTTGTGGTTGAAGCTCGGTTCCGTGAACACCATGGCGATCCAATCAGCTCAAGCGGCCATGGAGTTATTCAAGGGCCATGACTTCGTGTTCGCGGACCGCAAATGTCCCCATGCGCTTACTGCTTTTGGCTATGACCAAGGCTCGCTCGCTGTTGGTCGTTATGGTGACTACTGGCGCGCTCTCCGGCGTCTCTGCTCCGCGGAGCTCTTCGTGAACAAGCGCGTCAACGATGCGGCCCACCTCAGGCAAAAATGTGTCGACAGCATGATCATGTATATAGAGGAAGAAATGGCAGTCAAACAAGCAACAAAAG aGCAAGGAATCGACTTATCTCACTTCCTCTTTCTCCTGGCGTTTAATGTGGTGGGCAACATGGTGCTCTCACGGGATCTATTGGACCCAAAATCGAAGGATGGGCCCGAGTTCTACGACGCCATGAACCTGGTCATGGAATGGGCCGGCAAGCCCAACGTGGCCGACTTCATGCCATGGTTGAAATGGTTGGATCCGCAGGGGATCAAGGCAAGCATGGCGAAGGACATGGGTCGGGCCATGAAGATTGCCGAAGGCTTTGTGAAAGAGAGGTTGGAGGAGCGAAAGCTAAGGGGAGAGATGAGAACAACCAATGATTTCTTGGACACATTATTGGATTATGAGGGCGATGGAAAAGAAGGCCCTCACAAAATCTCTTCCCAGAAcatcaatataatcattttg GAAATGTTTTTCGCCGGATCGGAGACTACAAGTAGCACCATTGAGTGGGCGATGGCAGAGCTACTCCGCCAACCCGAGTCAATGAAAAAGGCCAAAGATGAGATCGACCAGGTTGTGGGGTTGAACAGAAAGCTCGAAGAAAATGACACAGAAAATATGCCATTTTTGCAAGCCGTGGTGAAGGAAACCCTAAGATTGCATCCCCCAGTACCTTTACTTCTCCCACGAAATGCTCTAAAGGAAACCAAATTCATGGGTTTTGATATACCCAAAGATACCCAGGTTTTCGTGAATGCATGGAGCATTGGAAGAGACCCCGATGCTTGGGAGGACCCATTGGCATTCAAACCAAAGAGGTTCATGGGATCTAAAATTGACTGCAAGGGTCAAAACTTTGAGCTAATTCCATTTGGATCAGGCAGAAGAATATGCATCGGACTTTCATTGGCGGATAGGGTGCTTCATCTTGGTCTTGCAACACTGCTTTACCATTTCGATTGGGAGCTAGGCGATGGTTCAACTCCAAAGACCCTCGACATGAAAGAGCGGGTGGGAATAATACAAAGAAAGCTCCATCCTTTGAAAGTGATACCTAAAAAACGTAGCATGTGA